One Mugil cephalus isolate CIBA_MC_2020 chromosome 10, CIBA_Mcephalus_1.1, whole genome shotgun sequence genomic window carries:
- the tle3a gene encoding transducin-like enhancer protein 3-A isoform X1 — protein MYPQGRHPAPHQPGQPGFKFTVAESCDRIKDEFQFLQAQYHSLKVEYDKLANEKTEMQRHYVMYYEMSYGLNIEMHKQTEIAKRLNAILAQIMPFLSQEHQQQVAQAVERAKQVTMTELNAIIGVRGLPNLPLTQQQLQAQHLSHAAHGPPVQLPPHPSGLQPPGLPPVTGSGSGLLALGALGSQAHLPVKDEKNHHDLEHRENANNSISPSESLRTASEKHRSSSDYSLDSKKRKVEEKDSMSRYDSDGEKSDDLVVDVSNEDPATPRASPAHSPPENGIDKPRPPKKDTPNSPASVASSGSTPSSKAKELSHNDKSSTPGLKSNTPTPRNDAPTPGTSSTPGLRPILGKPPGMEALAAPALRTPLSIAGSYPTPFAMMGHHEMNGGLTSPGVYAGLHISPQMSAAAAAAYGRSPMGFDPHTHMRAPGLPASLTSISGGKPAYSFHVSADGQMQPVPFPPDALIGPGIPRHARQINTLSHGEVVCAVTISNPTRHVYTGGKGCVKIWDISQPGSKSPVSQLDCLNRDNYIRSCKLLPDGRTLIVGGEASTLTIWDLASQTPRIKAELTSSAPACYALAISPDAKVCFSCCSDGNIAVWDLHNQTLVRQFQGHTDGASCIDISHDGTKLWTGGLDNTVRSWDLREGRQLQQHDFTSQIFSLGYCPTGEWLAVGMESSNVEVLHHSKPDKYQLHLHESCVLSLKFAYCGKWFVSTGKDNLLNAWRTPYGASIFQSKESSSVLSCDISTDDKYIVTGSGDKKATVYEVIY, from the exons ATGTATCCACAAGGCCGACATCCG GCTCCACATCAGCCCGGCCAGCCTGGCTTCAAATTCACCGTAGCGGAGTCCTGTGACAGGATTAAAGATGAATTTCAGTTCCTGCAAGCGCAGTATCACAG TCTTAAGGTGGAGTATGACAAACTGGCCAATGAGAAGACGGAGATGCAGCGCCACTATGTCATG tatTACGAGATGTCCTACGGGTTGAACATAGAGATGCACAAACAG ACGGAGATTGCCAAGCGGCTCAACGCAATTTTAGCTCAAATTATGCCTTTCCTGTCACAAGAG CACCAACAGCAGGTTGCTCAGGCAGTGGAGAGGGCTAAGCAGGTGACTATGACCGAGCTGAATGCTATCATCGGGGTACGTGGACTTCCCAATCTGCCTCTCACC cagcagcagctccaggcgCAGCACCTCTCCCATGCCGCTCACGGGCCCCCGGTACAGCTGCCGCCTCACCCGTCGGGCTTGCAGCCGCCCGGCCTCCCCCCGGTGACGGGCTCGGGATCAGGCCTGCTGGCGCTCGGCGCTCTGGGCAGCCAAGCCCACCTCCCGGTGAAGGATGAGAAGAACCACCACGATCTCGAGCACAGAG AGAACGCG AATAACTCTATATCCCCATCAGAAAGCTTGCGCACAGCCAGCGAGAAGCATCGCAGTTCCTCTgactacagtttggactctaaGAAACGcaaagtggaggagaaggacagcATGAGCAGATAT GACAGCGATGGAGAGAAAAGCGATGACTTGGTGGTAGACGTGTCCAATGAG GATCCTGCCACTCCGCGGGCAAGTCCGGCCCACTCACCACCTGAAAATGGCATCGATAAGCCCCGCCCTCCAAAGAAGGACACGCCCAACAGCCCTGCGTCAGTGGCGTCCTCTGGAAGCACACCGTCCTCCAAGGCCAAGGAGCTCAGTCAC AATGACAAATCCTCCACGCCTGGTCTCAAAtccaacacccccaccccccggaATGATGCCCCCACCCCTGGCACCAGCTCCACTCCTGGGCTCAGACCCATACTGGGCAAACCACCAGGCATGGAGGCTCTTG cagccCCAGCTTTGCGAACCCCTCTGTCCATTGCAGGCTCCTATCCTACCCCCTTTGCCATGATGGGCCACCATGAAATGAACGGAGGCCTCACTAGTCCCGGGGTGTACGCTGGTCTGCACATCTCCCCTCAGATGAGCGCAGCAGCGGCTGCAGCCTACGGTCGCTCCCCAATG GGATTTGATCCTCACACCCACATGAGAGCCCCAGGCCTTCCAGCGAGTCTCACATCCATTTCTGGCGGCAAACC AGCGTACTCCTTCCACGTCAGCGCCGACGGCCAGATGCAGCCCGTGCCCTTCCCGCCCGACGCCCTGATCGGCCCCGGCATCCCCCGCCACGCACGCCAGATCAACACGCTGAGCCACGGCGAGGTGGTGTGCGCCGTTACCATTAGCAACCCAACACGTCATGTCTACACTGGTGGCAAAGGCTGTGTCAAAATCTGGGACATCAGCCAACCTGGCAGCAAGAGCCCTGTGTCCCAGCTGGACTGTCTG AACAGGGATAACTACATCCGCTCCTGTAAGCTGCTGCCTGATGGTCGCACATTGATTGTCGGAGGCGAGGCCAGCACATTGACCATCTGGGATCTGGCCTCTCAGACACCCCGCATCAAGGCTGAGCTCACCTCCTCGGCCCCGGCATGCTACGCCTTGGCCATCAGCCCCGACGCCAAAGTCTGCTTCTCCTGCTGCAGTGATGGAAACATTGCCGTTTGGGACCTGCACAACCAGACTCTTGTTAg GCAGTTCCAGGGTCATACAGATGGTGCTAGCTGTATTGACATATCCCATGATGGCACAAAGCTGTGGACAGGAGGTCTTGATAACACTGTTCGTTCCTGGGATCTGAGGGAGGGTcgacagctgcagcagcatgaCTTCACTTCACAG ATCTTCTCCTTGGGCTACTGTCCGACTGGAGAGTGGCTTGCCGTGGGTATGGAGAGCAGCAACGTGGAGGTGCTCCACCATTCAAAGCCTGACAAGTATCAGCTCCACCTGCACGAGAGCTGTGTCCTCTCCCTCAAGTTCGCCTATTGTG GTAAATGGTTCGTAAGCACTGGGAAGGACAATCTGTTGAATGCTTGGAGGACTCCTTACGGCGCCAGCATATTCCAG TCCAAGGAGTCCTCATCTGTCCTGAGCTGTGACATCTCAACAGACGACAAGTATATCGTGACGGGCTCTGGTGACAAGAAGGCCACTGTATATGAAGTGATCTATTAG
- the tle3a gene encoding transducin-like enhancer protein 3-A isoform X4 translates to MYPQGRHPAPHQPGQPGFKFTVAESCDRIKDEFQFLQAQYHSLKVEYDKLANEKTEMQRHYVMYYEMSYGLNIEMHKQTEIAKRLNAILAQIMPFLSQEHQQQVAQAVERAKQVTMTELNAIIGQQQLQAQHLSHAAHGPPVQLPPHPSGLQPPGLPPVTGSGSGLLALGALGSQAHLPVKDEKNHHDLEHRENANNSISPSESLRTASEKHRSSSDYSLDSKKRKVEEKDSMSRYDSDGEKSDDLVVDVSNEDPATPRASPAHSPPENGIDKPRPPKKDTPNSPASVASSGSTPSSKAKELSHNDKSSTPGLKSNTPTPRNDAPTPGTSSTPGLRPILGKPPGMEALAPALRTPLSIAGSYPTPFAMMGHHEMNGGLTSPGVYAGLHISPQMSAAAAAAYGRSPMGFDPHTHMRAPGLPASLTSISGGKPAYSFHVSADGQMQPVPFPPDALIGPGIPRHARQINTLSHGEVVCAVTISNPTRHVYTGGKGCVKIWDISQPGSKSPVSQLDCLNRDNYIRSCKLLPDGRTLIVGGEASTLTIWDLASQTPRIKAELTSSAPACYALAISPDAKVCFSCCSDGNIAVWDLHNQTLVRQFQGHTDGASCIDISHDGTKLWTGGLDNTVRSWDLREGRQLQQHDFTSQIFSLGYCPTGEWLAVGMESSNVEVLHHSKPDKYQLHLHESCVLSLKFAYCGKWFVSTGKDNLLNAWRTPYGASIFQSKESSSVLSCDISTDDKYIVTGSGDKKATVYEVIY, encoded by the exons ATGTATCCACAAGGCCGACATCCG GCTCCACATCAGCCCGGCCAGCCTGGCTTCAAATTCACCGTAGCGGAGTCCTGTGACAGGATTAAAGATGAATTTCAGTTCCTGCAAGCGCAGTATCACAG TCTTAAGGTGGAGTATGACAAACTGGCCAATGAGAAGACGGAGATGCAGCGCCACTATGTCATG tatTACGAGATGTCCTACGGGTTGAACATAGAGATGCACAAACAG ACGGAGATTGCCAAGCGGCTCAACGCAATTTTAGCTCAAATTATGCCTTTCCTGTCACAAGAG CACCAACAGCAGGTTGCTCAGGCAGTGGAGAGGGCTAAGCAGGTGACTATGACCGAGCTGAATGCTATCATCGGG cagcagcagctccaggcgCAGCACCTCTCCCATGCCGCTCACGGGCCCCCGGTACAGCTGCCGCCTCACCCGTCGGGCTTGCAGCCGCCCGGCCTCCCCCCGGTGACGGGCTCGGGATCAGGCCTGCTGGCGCTCGGCGCTCTGGGCAGCCAAGCCCACCTCCCGGTGAAGGATGAGAAGAACCACCACGATCTCGAGCACAGAG AGAACGCG AATAACTCTATATCCCCATCAGAAAGCTTGCGCACAGCCAGCGAGAAGCATCGCAGTTCCTCTgactacagtttggactctaaGAAACGcaaagtggaggagaaggacagcATGAGCAGATAT GACAGCGATGGAGAGAAAAGCGATGACTTGGTGGTAGACGTGTCCAATGAG GATCCTGCCACTCCGCGGGCAAGTCCGGCCCACTCACCACCTGAAAATGGCATCGATAAGCCCCGCCCTCCAAAGAAGGACACGCCCAACAGCCCTGCGTCAGTGGCGTCCTCTGGAAGCACACCGTCCTCCAAGGCCAAGGAGCTCAGTCAC AATGACAAATCCTCCACGCCTGGTCTCAAAtccaacacccccaccccccggaATGATGCCCCCACCCCTGGCACCAGCTCCACTCCTGGGCTCAGACCCATACTGGGCAAACCACCAGGCATGGAGGCTCTTG ccCCAGCTTTGCGAACCCCTCTGTCCATTGCAGGCTCCTATCCTACCCCCTTTGCCATGATGGGCCACCATGAAATGAACGGAGGCCTCACTAGTCCCGGGGTGTACGCTGGTCTGCACATCTCCCCTCAGATGAGCGCAGCAGCGGCTGCAGCCTACGGTCGCTCCCCAATG GGATTTGATCCTCACACCCACATGAGAGCCCCAGGCCTTCCAGCGAGTCTCACATCCATTTCTGGCGGCAAACC AGCGTACTCCTTCCACGTCAGCGCCGACGGCCAGATGCAGCCCGTGCCCTTCCCGCCCGACGCCCTGATCGGCCCCGGCATCCCCCGCCACGCACGCCAGATCAACACGCTGAGCCACGGCGAGGTGGTGTGCGCCGTTACCATTAGCAACCCAACACGTCATGTCTACACTGGTGGCAAAGGCTGTGTCAAAATCTGGGACATCAGCCAACCTGGCAGCAAGAGCCCTGTGTCCCAGCTGGACTGTCTG AACAGGGATAACTACATCCGCTCCTGTAAGCTGCTGCCTGATGGTCGCACATTGATTGTCGGAGGCGAGGCCAGCACATTGACCATCTGGGATCTGGCCTCTCAGACACCCCGCATCAAGGCTGAGCTCACCTCCTCGGCCCCGGCATGCTACGCCTTGGCCATCAGCCCCGACGCCAAAGTCTGCTTCTCCTGCTGCAGTGATGGAAACATTGCCGTTTGGGACCTGCACAACCAGACTCTTGTTAg GCAGTTCCAGGGTCATACAGATGGTGCTAGCTGTATTGACATATCCCATGATGGCACAAAGCTGTGGACAGGAGGTCTTGATAACACTGTTCGTTCCTGGGATCTGAGGGAGGGTcgacagctgcagcagcatgaCTTCACTTCACAG ATCTTCTCCTTGGGCTACTGTCCGACTGGAGAGTGGCTTGCCGTGGGTATGGAGAGCAGCAACGTGGAGGTGCTCCACCATTCAAAGCCTGACAAGTATCAGCTCCACCTGCACGAGAGCTGTGTCCTCTCCCTCAAGTTCGCCTATTGTG GTAAATGGTTCGTAAGCACTGGGAAGGACAATCTGTTGAATGCTTGGAGGACTCCTTACGGCGCCAGCATATTCCAG TCCAAGGAGTCCTCATCTGTCCTGAGCTGTGACATCTCAACAGACGACAAGTATATCGTGACGGGCTCTGGTGACAAGAAGGCCACTGTATATGAAGTGATCTATTAG
- the tle3a gene encoding transducin-like enhancer protein 3-A isoform X2 translates to MYPQGRHPAPHQPGQPGFKFTVAESCDRIKDEFQFLQAQYHSLKVEYDKLANEKTEMQRHYVMYYEMSYGLNIEMHKQTEIAKRLNAILAQIMPFLSQEHQQQVAQAVERAKQVTMTELNAIIGVRGLPNLPLTQQQLQAQHLSHAAHGPPVQLPPHPSGLQPPGLPPVTGSGSGLLALGALGSQAHLPVKDEKNHHDLEHRENANNSISPSESLRTASEKHRSSSDYSLDSKKRKVEEKDSMSRYDSDGEKSDDLVVDVSNEDPATPRASPAHSPPENGIDKPRPPKKDTPNSPASVASSGSTPSSKAKELSHNDKSSTPGLKSNTPTPRNDAPTPGTSSTPGLRPILGKPPGMEALAPALRTPLSIAGSYPTPFAMMGHHEMNGGLTSPGVYAGLHISPQMSAAAAAAYGRSPMGFDPHTHMRAPGLPASLTSISGGKPAYSFHVSADGQMQPVPFPPDALIGPGIPRHARQINTLSHGEVVCAVTISNPTRHVYTGGKGCVKIWDISQPGSKSPVSQLDCLNRDNYIRSCKLLPDGRTLIVGGEASTLTIWDLASQTPRIKAELTSSAPACYALAISPDAKVCFSCCSDGNIAVWDLHNQTLVRQFQGHTDGASCIDISHDGTKLWTGGLDNTVRSWDLREGRQLQQHDFTSQIFSLGYCPTGEWLAVGMESSNVEVLHHSKPDKYQLHLHESCVLSLKFAYCGKWFVSTGKDNLLNAWRTPYGASIFQSKESSSVLSCDISTDDKYIVTGSGDKKATVYEVIY, encoded by the exons ATGTATCCACAAGGCCGACATCCG GCTCCACATCAGCCCGGCCAGCCTGGCTTCAAATTCACCGTAGCGGAGTCCTGTGACAGGATTAAAGATGAATTTCAGTTCCTGCAAGCGCAGTATCACAG TCTTAAGGTGGAGTATGACAAACTGGCCAATGAGAAGACGGAGATGCAGCGCCACTATGTCATG tatTACGAGATGTCCTACGGGTTGAACATAGAGATGCACAAACAG ACGGAGATTGCCAAGCGGCTCAACGCAATTTTAGCTCAAATTATGCCTTTCCTGTCACAAGAG CACCAACAGCAGGTTGCTCAGGCAGTGGAGAGGGCTAAGCAGGTGACTATGACCGAGCTGAATGCTATCATCGGGGTACGTGGACTTCCCAATCTGCCTCTCACC cagcagcagctccaggcgCAGCACCTCTCCCATGCCGCTCACGGGCCCCCGGTACAGCTGCCGCCTCACCCGTCGGGCTTGCAGCCGCCCGGCCTCCCCCCGGTGACGGGCTCGGGATCAGGCCTGCTGGCGCTCGGCGCTCTGGGCAGCCAAGCCCACCTCCCGGTGAAGGATGAGAAGAACCACCACGATCTCGAGCACAGAG AGAACGCG AATAACTCTATATCCCCATCAGAAAGCTTGCGCACAGCCAGCGAGAAGCATCGCAGTTCCTCTgactacagtttggactctaaGAAACGcaaagtggaggagaaggacagcATGAGCAGATAT GACAGCGATGGAGAGAAAAGCGATGACTTGGTGGTAGACGTGTCCAATGAG GATCCTGCCACTCCGCGGGCAAGTCCGGCCCACTCACCACCTGAAAATGGCATCGATAAGCCCCGCCCTCCAAAGAAGGACACGCCCAACAGCCCTGCGTCAGTGGCGTCCTCTGGAAGCACACCGTCCTCCAAGGCCAAGGAGCTCAGTCAC AATGACAAATCCTCCACGCCTGGTCTCAAAtccaacacccccaccccccggaATGATGCCCCCACCCCTGGCACCAGCTCCACTCCTGGGCTCAGACCCATACTGGGCAAACCACCAGGCATGGAGGCTCTTG ccCCAGCTTTGCGAACCCCTCTGTCCATTGCAGGCTCCTATCCTACCCCCTTTGCCATGATGGGCCACCATGAAATGAACGGAGGCCTCACTAGTCCCGGGGTGTACGCTGGTCTGCACATCTCCCCTCAGATGAGCGCAGCAGCGGCTGCAGCCTACGGTCGCTCCCCAATG GGATTTGATCCTCACACCCACATGAGAGCCCCAGGCCTTCCAGCGAGTCTCACATCCATTTCTGGCGGCAAACC AGCGTACTCCTTCCACGTCAGCGCCGACGGCCAGATGCAGCCCGTGCCCTTCCCGCCCGACGCCCTGATCGGCCCCGGCATCCCCCGCCACGCACGCCAGATCAACACGCTGAGCCACGGCGAGGTGGTGTGCGCCGTTACCATTAGCAACCCAACACGTCATGTCTACACTGGTGGCAAAGGCTGTGTCAAAATCTGGGACATCAGCCAACCTGGCAGCAAGAGCCCTGTGTCCCAGCTGGACTGTCTG AACAGGGATAACTACATCCGCTCCTGTAAGCTGCTGCCTGATGGTCGCACATTGATTGTCGGAGGCGAGGCCAGCACATTGACCATCTGGGATCTGGCCTCTCAGACACCCCGCATCAAGGCTGAGCTCACCTCCTCGGCCCCGGCATGCTACGCCTTGGCCATCAGCCCCGACGCCAAAGTCTGCTTCTCCTGCTGCAGTGATGGAAACATTGCCGTTTGGGACCTGCACAACCAGACTCTTGTTAg GCAGTTCCAGGGTCATACAGATGGTGCTAGCTGTATTGACATATCCCATGATGGCACAAAGCTGTGGACAGGAGGTCTTGATAACACTGTTCGTTCCTGGGATCTGAGGGAGGGTcgacagctgcagcagcatgaCTTCACTTCACAG ATCTTCTCCTTGGGCTACTGTCCGACTGGAGAGTGGCTTGCCGTGGGTATGGAGAGCAGCAACGTGGAGGTGCTCCACCATTCAAAGCCTGACAAGTATCAGCTCCACCTGCACGAGAGCTGTGTCCTCTCCCTCAAGTTCGCCTATTGTG GTAAATGGTTCGTAAGCACTGGGAAGGACAATCTGTTGAATGCTTGGAGGACTCCTTACGGCGCCAGCATATTCCAG TCCAAGGAGTCCTCATCTGTCCTGAGCTGTGACATCTCAACAGACGACAAGTATATCGTGACGGGCTCTGGTGACAAGAAGGCCACTGTATATGAAGTGATCTATTAG
- the tle3a gene encoding transducin-like enhancer protein 3-A isoform X3, which yields MYPQGRHPAPHQPGQPGFKFTVAESCDRIKDEFQFLQAQYHSLKVEYDKLANEKTEMQRHYVMYYEMSYGLNIEMHKQTEIAKRLNAILAQIMPFLSQEHQQQVAQAVERAKQVTMTELNAIIGQQQLQAQHLSHAAHGPPVQLPPHPSGLQPPGLPPVTGSGSGLLALGALGSQAHLPVKDEKNHHDLEHRENANNSISPSESLRTASEKHRSSSDYSLDSKKRKVEEKDSMSRYDSDGEKSDDLVVDVSNEDPATPRASPAHSPPENGIDKPRPPKKDTPNSPASVASSGSTPSSKAKELSHNDKSSTPGLKSNTPTPRNDAPTPGTSSTPGLRPILGKPPGMEALAAPALRTPLSIAGSYPTPFAMMGHHEMNGGLTSPGVYAGLHISPQMSAAAAAAYGRSPMGFDPHTHMRAPGLPASLTSISGGKPAYSFHVSADGQMQPVPFPPDALIGPGIPRHARQINTLSHGEVVCAVTISNPTRHVYTGGKGCVKIWDISQPGSKSPVSQLDCLNRDNYIRSCKLLPDGRTLIVGGEASTLTIWDLASQTPRIKAELTSSAPACYALAISPDAKVCFSCCSDGNIAVWDLHNQTLVRQFQGHTDGASCIDISHDGTKLWTGGLDNTVRSWDLREGRQLQQHDFTSQIFSLGYCPTGEWLAVGMESSNVEVLHHSKPDKYQLHLHESCVLSLKFAYCGKWFVSTGKDNLLNAWRTPYGASIFQSKESSSVLSCDISTDDKYIVTGSGDKKATVYEVIY from the exons ATGTATCCACAAGGCCGACATCCG GCTCCACATCAGCCCGGCCAGCCTGGCTTCAAATTCACCGTAGCGGAGTCCTGTGACAGGATTAAAGATGAATTTCAGTTCCTGCAAGCGCAGTATCACAG TCTTAAGGTGGAGTATGACAAACTGGCCAATGAGAAGACGGAGATGCAGCGCCACTATGTCATG tatTACGAGATGTCCTACGGGTTGAACATAGAGATGCACAAACAG ACGGAGATTGCCAAGCGGCTCAACGCAATTTTAGCTCAAATTATGCCTTTCCTGTCACAAGAG CACCAACAGCAGGTTGCTCAGGCAGTGGAGAGGGCTAAGCAGGTGACTATGACCGAGCTGAATGCTATCATCGGG cagcagcagctccaggcgCAGCACCTCTCCCATGCCGCTCACGGGCCCCCGGTACAGCTGCCGCCTCACCCGTCGGGCTTGCAGCCGCCCGGCCTCCCCCCGGTGACGGGCTCGGGATCAGGCCTGCTGGCGCTCGGCGCTCTGGGCAGCCAAGCCCACCTCCCGGTGAAGGATGAGAAGAACCACCACGATCTCGAGCACAGAG AGAACGCG AATAACTCTATATCCCCATCAGAAAGCTTGCGCACAGCCAGCGAGAAGCATCGCAGTTCCTCTgactacagtttggactctaaGAAACGcaaagtggaggagaaggacagcATGAGCAGATAT GACAGCGATGGAGAGAAAAGCGATGACTTGGTGGTAGACGTGTCCAATGAG GATCCTGCCACTCCGCGGGCAAGTCCGGCCCACTCACCACCTGAAAATGGCATCGATAAGCCCCGCCCTCCAAAGAAGGACACGCCCAACAGCCCTGCGTCAGTGGCGTCCTCTGGAAGCACACCGTCCTCCAAGGCCAAGGAGCTCAGTCAC AATGACAAATCCTCCACGCCTGGTCTCAAAtccaacacccccaccccccggaATGATGCCCCCACCCCTGGCACCAGCTCCACTCCTGGGCTCAGACCCATACTGGGCAAACCACCAGGCATGGAGGCTCTTG cagccCCAGCTTTGCGAACCCCTCTGTCCATTGCAGGCTCCTATCCTACCCCCTTTGCCATGATGGGCCACCATGAAATGAACGGAGGCCTCACTAGTCCCGGGGTGTACGCTGGTCTGCACATCTCCCCTCAGATGAGCGCAGCAGCGGCTGCAGCCTACGGTCGCTCCCCAATG GGATTTGATCCTCACACCCACATGAGAGCCCCAGGCCTTCCAGCGAGTCTCACATCCATTTCTGGCGGCAAACC AGCGTACTCCTTCCACGTCAGCGCCGACGGCCAGATGCAGCCCGTGCCCTTCCCGCCCGACGCCCTGATCGGCCCCGGCATCCCCCGCCACGCACGCCAGATCAACACGCTGAGCCACGGCGAGGTGGTGTGCGCCGTTACCATTAGCAACCCAACACGTCATGTCTACACTGGTGGCAAAGGCTGTGTCAAAATCTGGGACATCAGCCAACCTGGCAGCAAGAGCCCTGTGTCCCAGCTGGACTGTCTG AACAGGGATAACTACATCCGCTCCTGTAAGCTGCTGCCTGATGGTCGCACATTGATTGTCGGAGGCGAGGCCAGCACATTGACCATCTGGGATCTGGCCTCTCAGACACCCCGCATCAAGGCTGAGCTCACCTCCTCGGCCCCGGCATGCTACGCCTTGGCCATCAGCCCCGACGCCAAAGTCTGCTTCTCCTGCTGCAGTGATGGAAACATTGCCGTTTGGGACCTGCACAACCAGACTCTTGTTAg GCAGTTCCAGGGTCATACAGATGGTGCTAGCTGTATTGACATATCCCATGATGGCACAAAGCTGTGGACAGGAGGTCTTGATAACACTGTTCGTTCCTGGGATCTGAGGGAGGGTcgacagctgcagcagcatgaCTTCACTTCACAG ATCTTCTCCTTGGGCTACTGTCCGACTGGAGAGTGGCTTGCCGTGGGTATGGAGAGCAGCAACGTGGAGGTGCTCCACCATTCAAAGCCTGACAAGTATCAGCTCCACCTGCACGAGAGCTGTGTCCTCTCCCTCAAGTTCGCCTATTGTG GTAAATGGTTCGTAAGCACTGGGAAGGACAATCTGTTGAATGCTTGGAGGACTCCTTACGGCGCCAGCATATTCCAG TCCAAGGAGTCCTCATCTGTCCTGAGCTGTGACATCTCAACAGACGACAAGTATATCGTGACGGGCTCTGGTGACAAGAAGGCCACTGTATATGAAGTGATCTATTAG